A stretch of the Clostridiales bacterium genome encodes the following:
- a CDS encoding alpha amylase N-terminal ig-like domain-containing protein encodes MVVSQNVLSAVFSDETPDYRFPAEPDPEDSVTIRIRVAKNSAKRVIILFDSMNVGTQMEKTRSDDYFDFYETSLVCNDQEVMYRFLIECHDDGRIAYDKSGARVEEGTTLDFNPVYAFRFVPGFHVPEWAKGAVQYQIFTDRFFNGDPSNDVTDNEYYYTIGHAKHISDWDALPTDTDIRSFYGGDLQGIMDKLDYLQGIGIEVLYLNPIFVSPSSHKYDTQDYEHVDPHFGVITDDVEHEMQLWEKHNGYAPRYIRRVTSTENLEKSDALFARLCEELHRRGMRIILDGVFNHCGSFNKWMDHEGIYLGKAGFLPGAFQSVHSPYRSYFHFNESGNGRSPAYEGWWGYSTLPKLNYEGSPELREQILKIAEKWMAPPYCIDGWRLDVAADLGHSKECNHSFWQDFRKRVKAVNPDALIIAEHYGDPTPWLNGREWDTVMNYDAFMEPVSWFLTGMEKHSDSYRDDLYQNGSAFFGIMREKMAHLKYPSLITAMNELSNHDHSRFLTRTNRMVGRMTTVGSGAAAAGINKGIFREAVTIQMTWPGAPTVYYADEAGQVGWTDPDNRRTYPWGHEDQSLIDLHRDLIALRKDLPVLAHGSLKPLLADYGRIAYARFDGNCRCITAVNNTGGWTDFRLFVRDAGAEEGEAYFRRILTTQEAHETECAPLGTVTDGYLAFNIPPYSAAVISNRE; translated from the coding sequence ATGGTTGTAAGTCAGAACGTTTTATCCGCTGTGTTCAGCGATGAAACGCCGGATTACCGGTTTCCGGCTGAGCCGGATCCGGAAGATTCCGTTACCATCCGGATCCGGGTGGCCAAAAACAGCGCAAAACGGGTGATTATCCTTTTTGATTCCATGAACGTGGGTACCCAGATGGAGAAAACCCGCAGCGATGATTATTTCGATTTTTATGAAACCAGCCTGGTCTGCAATGACCAGGAGGTAATGTACCGGTTCCTGATTGAGTGCCATGATGACGGCCGAATTGCCTATGACAAGAGCGGCGCACGGGTGGAAGAAGGCACCACGCTGGACTTTAACCCGGTATACGCCTTCCGTTTTGTTCCCGGATTCCATGTGCCGGAATGGGCCAAGGGCGCCGTACAGTACCAGATCTTCACGGACCGTTTCTTCAACGGGGATCCGTCGAATGACGTGACGGACAATGAGTATTATTATACGATCGGGCACGCGAAGCATATCAGCGACTGGGATGCGCTGCCGACCGACACGGATATCCGTTCATTCTACGGCGGAGACCTGCAGGGGATTATGGACAAGCTGGATTACCTGCAGGGAATCGGGATTGAGGTGCTTTACCTGAACCCGATCTTCGTTTCGCCTTCGAGCCACAAATACGATACCCAGGATTACGAACATGTGGATCCCCATTTCGGTGTGATTACCGACGATGTTGAGCATGAGATGCAGCTGTGGGAGAAGCATAACGGCTACGCCCCCCGGTATATCCGGCGGGTGACCTCCACCGAAAACCTGGAAAAGAGCGATGCGCTGTTTGCCCGGCTGTGCGAGGAACTGCACCGGCGTGGGATGCGCATCATCCTGGACGGCGTGTTCAATCACTGCGGATCCTTCAACAAATGGATGGACCACGAGGGAATTTACCTGGGGAAAGCCGGTTTCCTGCCGGGCGCGTTCCAGAGCGTTCACAGCCCCTACCGGAGCTACTTCCACTTCAACGAATCCGGCAACGGCCGGTCGCCCGCGTATGAAGGCTGGTGGGGTTATTCCACCCTGCCGAAGCTGAACTACGAGGGATCGCCGGAACTGCGGGAGCAGATCCTGAAGATTGCCGAGAAGTGGATGGCACCGCCGTACTGCATCGACGGATGGCGGCTGGATGTCGCGGCGGACCTGGGACACAGCAAGGAATGCAACCACAGCTTCTGGCAGGATTTCCGGAAGCGGGTGAAAGCGGTGAATCCGGATGCCCTGATTATCGCGGAGCACTACGGCGATCCCACCCCCTGGCTGAACGGCCGGGAATGGGATACCGTGATGAATTACGATGCATTCATGGAACCGGTATCCTGGTTCCTGACCGGGATGGAAAAACATTCCGATTCCTACCGGGATGACCTGTACCAGAACGGCAGCGCGTTCTTTGGCATTATGCGGGAAAAGATGGCGCACCTGAAGTATCCGAGCCTGATTACCGCAATGAATGAGCTGAGCAACCATGACCATTCCCGGTTCCTGACACGGACCAACCGGATGGTCGGCCGGATGACAACGGTCGGATCCGGCGCGGCTGCTGCCGGAATCAACAAGGGCATTTTCCGGGAAGCGGTAACGATCCAGATGACCTGGCCGGGCGCACCGACCGTATATTATGCGGACGAGGCGGGCCAGGTGGGCTGGACCGATCCGGACAACCGGCGGACATATCCCTGGGGGCATGAGGATCAGAGCCTGATTGATCTTCACCGGGACCTGATTGCCCTGCGGAAGGATCTGCCCGTACTGGCACACGGCAGCCTGAAACCGCTGCTGGCGGATTACGGACGAATCGCGTACGCACGGTTTGACGGAAACTGCCGGTGCATTACCGCCGTGAACAACACGGGCGGATGGACCGATTTCCGCCTGTTTGTCCGGGACGCAGGCGCGGAGGAAGGGGAGGCTTACTTCCGCCGGATCCTGACCACCCAGGAAGCGCACGAGACGGAATGTGCACCGCTGGGAACCGTGACGGACGGTTACCTGGCATTCAACATACCGCCGTATTCCGCAGCCGTTATCTCGAACCGGGAATAA
- a CDS encoding glycosyltransferase translates to MEGQPLVSIVIPAYNAEKTLKRMLDSVIGQTWRNIQIILVDDGSRDNTLQIAREAAERDDRIQVHTQENGGVSQARNTGMRFCTGKYIRFLDADDTLPPESTEILVNKAEKEAADLVIGGYKECLGTREFRFNLENRDDTMSVTDMLPMLCRKANTYFYGVLWNKLFRRDIIEDMGLAFQDGLTYGEDFVFHVTYLKKAERVSFVKEYLYDYHRSMGSMTFRQAFSCVTHPLRNINTKIRLYHSMRDMYIFRNEYGKYKKKLWLYLFKVGLDK, encoded by the coding sequence TTGGAAGGACAGCCGCTTGTCAGTATTGTGATTCCGGCGTACAATGCGGAAAAAACGCTGAAACGCATGCTGGACAGCGTTATTGGCCAGACCTGGCGGAATATCCAGATTATCCTGGTGGATGACGGCAGCCGGGACAATACCCTGCAGATTGCCCGTGAGGCTGCGGAACGGGATGACCGGATCCAGGTGCATACCCAGGAAAATGGGGGTGTGTCCCAGGCAAGGAATACCGGGATGCGGTTCTGTACGGGAAAATATATCCGCTTCCTGGACGCGGATGACACCCTGCCGCCGGAATCCACCGAGATCCTGGTGAACAAAGCGGAAAAAGAGGCCGCTGACCTGGTGATCGGCGGGTACAAGGAATGCCTGGGAACCCGCGAATTCCGATTCAACCTGGAAAACCGGGACGACACGATGAGCGTGACGGATATGCTGCCGATGCTGTGCCGGAAGGCAAACACATACTTTTACGGCGTACTGTGGAACAAGCTGTTCCGGCGGGATATCATTGAAGATATGGGGCTGGCTTTCCAGGACGGACTGACATACGGGGAAGACTTTGTGTTCCATGTTACCTACCTGAAGAAAGCGGAGCGGGTTTCCTTTGTAAAGGAGTACCTGTACGATTATCATCGGTCCATGGGCAGCATGACGTTCCGGCAGGCATTCAGCTGCGTAACGCATCCGCTGCGGAATATCAATACCAAGATCCGCTTGTACCATTCCATGCGGGATATGTACATCTTCCGGAATGAGTACGGGAAATACAAAAAGAAACTGTGGCTTTATCTGTTCAAGGTCGGACTGGACAAGTGA
- a CDS encoding endo-1,4-beta-xylanase produces MRRIGIILTAMMLMMTGMTAAQAGQETLVYASTFGAGTDLWYARGAQKVYHTTEATLRTEGRTSDWNSPGRNFELAAGTKYDISVEVLQNDAETATLMVSAQVTKEDGSPDWKNLFKGEAKKGEWTTLAGSYTPDPSDEYILYVETVGAPELSYEIRNFRVVAPDGVPDVQPTAAPAAQAVPEGEMPSLKDVYAGKFDFGTALPRNAFNDIQLLRLVKDQFNILTPENEMKPDAILDVYGSKKLAEKDETAVAVRFEACKTLLRFAQSNGLKVHGHTLLWHNQTPEALFHEGYDTTKPMASREVMLGRMENYIREVLTWTEENYPGVIVSWDVVNEAIDDGTNQLRTGANWYKTVGPDYLARAFEYARKYAAEGVLLYYNDYNTAYGGKLYGIVELLESLIAEGNIDGYGFQMHHSLGEPSMDMITRAVEKIASLGLRLRVSELDINAGKATEKNFESQKNKYKQVMKLMLRFKDQTEAVQVWGVTDIMSWRRDGYPLLFDKNMNPKPAFFGVIEAGLED; encoded by the coding sequence ATGAGAAGGATCGGGATCATACTGACAGCCATGATGTTGATGATGACGGGAATGACCGCTGCCCAGGCCGGGCAGGAGACACTGGTATATGCCTCCACTTTCGGAGCCGGAACAGATCTCTGGTATGCCAGGGGCGCCCAGAAGGTTTACCACACAACGGAGGCAACCCTCCGGACCGAAGGACGGACCAGCGACTGGAATTCCCCGGGACGGAACTTTGAACTGGCTGCCGGGACCAAATATGACATAAGCGTTGAAGTGCTCCAGAATGACGCGGAAACAGCCACGCTGATGGTTTCTGCCCAGGTGACCAAAGAAGACGGATCACCGGACTGGAAGAACCTCTTCAAGGGAGAAGCGAAGAAAGGCGAGTGGACCACCCTGGCGGGCAGCTACACGCCGGATCCTTCCGACGAATATATCCTGTATGTGGAAACCGTCGGGGCACCGGAGCTGAGCTATGAAATCCGGAATTTCCGGGTGGTGGCACCGGACGGAGTGCCGGATGTGCAGCCCACAGCCGCACCGGCCGCACAGGCTGTTCCGGAAGGAGAAATGCCTTCCCTGAAGGATGTGTACGCAGGCAAATTCGATTTCGGTACGGCGCTGCCCCGGAATGCGTTCAATGATATCCAGCTGCTGAGACTGGTAAAGGACCAGTTCAACATCCTGACGCCGGAAAACGAGATGAAGCCGGATGCAATCCTGGATGTGTACGGCAGCAAGAAACTGGCGGAGAAGGACGAGACAGCGGTGGCTGTCCGGTTTGAAGCATGCAAGACGCTGCTGCGGTTTGCACAGTCCAACGGCCTGAAGGTGCACGGCCACACACTGCTGTGGCACAACCAGACCCCGGAAGCCCTTTTCCACGAAGGTTATGATACCACCAAGCCGATGGCCAGCCGGGAAGTGATGCTGGGCCGGATGGAAAATTACATCCGCGAAGTGCTGACCTGGACCGAAGAGAATTACCCGGGTGTGATCGTATCCTGGGATGTGGTGAACGAGGCAATCGACGACGGGACGAACCAGCTGCGGACCGGTGCCAACTGGTACAAGACCGTCGGACCGGATTACCTGGCACGCGCGTTTGAATATGCCCGGAAATACGCGGCGGAAGGCGTACTGCTGTACTACAATGATTACAATACCGCATACGGCGGCAAGCTGTACGGGATTGTGGAACTGCTGGAGAGCCTGATTGCCGAGGGCAATATCGACGGATACGGATTCCAGATGCACCACAGCCTGGGTGAACCGTCCATGGATATGATTACCCGGGCGGTGGAGAAAATAGCATCGCTGGGGCTGCGGCTGCGTGTGAGCGAGCTGGACATCAACGCCGGAAAGGCGACGGAGAAAAACTTCGAATCCCAGAAGAACAAGTATAAACAGGTGATGAAGCTGATGCTCCGGTTCAAGGACCAGACCGAAGCGGTCCAGGTGTGGGGCGTGACGGACATCATGAGCTGGCGCAGGGACGGATATCCGCTGCTGTTTGACAAGAACATGAATCCGAAACCTGCATTCTTCGGCGTGATCGAAGCCGGGCTGGAAGACTGA